The segment CAGTGCTTCCACGCACGACGAGTAGGAGTCGTACTCCTGCAACTGCACGCCCGAGAGCTGGGCCTTCACATTCTGCGCCGACGTGGAACCGCTCACCGAGCAGAGCTTCTTGCCCTTGTCCAGATCGGTCAGCGAGGTCAGCGACGTGTCGTCCGCGCGCACCAGCAGGCCCTGGTAGGTCACCAGGTACGGTCCGGCGAACGCCACCTTCTTCGAGCGAGCCTCGTTGATCGAGTAGGTCGCGGAGATCATGTCGACCTCGCCGTTGCCGATCAACGTCTCGCGCTGCGCGGACGGCGTCTCACGCCAGGTGATCTCCGGATGGGCGACACCGAGCTTGTCGGCGATGTGATTCACCACGAACTCCGACACCGTGGGGTCGAAGCCCACCACCGAGCCGTCGGGGTTCTGCTGTCCCATTCCCGGCTGGTCGTACTTGGTGCCGAGCACCACGTGTCCGCTCTTGATGGATTCGATCAGGTTGCGGGGATCGGAGCTGCCACACCCTGCGATCAGGGCCGCGATCATTGCGACGACCGCGCCGACGGCGATCAGCCGACGGCTTCGTGACAGTCGCGTGGTCCGTTGCACGTTCACGGCCTCAGCCTCCCAGGATCTTGGAGAGGAAGTCCTTGGCGCGGTCGGACTTCGGTGCCGTGAAGAAGCTCTCCGGATCGGTGTCCTCGACGATCTGACCGTCCGCCATGAAGATCACGCGGTCGGCGGCCTTCCGGGCGAAGCCCATCTCGTGGGTCACCACCACCATCGTCATGCCCTCCTTGGCGAGGGACACCATCACGTCGAGCACCTCGGAGACCATCTCGGGGTCCAGCGCCGAGGTCGGCTCGTCAAAGAGGAGGACCTTCGGCGACATGGCGAGCGACCGCGCGATCGCGACGCGCTGCTGCTGACCGCCGGACAGCTGGGCGGGGTACTTGTCGCGCTGGGTACCGACACCGACCCGGTCGAGCAGTTCGCCCGCACGCTTCTCCGCATCCGACTTGGCCGCCTTGCGGACCTTGATGGGGCCCAGCGTGACGTTCTCCAGGATCGTCTTGTGCGAGAACAGGTTGAACGACTGGAAGACCATGCCGACGTCGGCGCGGAGCTTCGCGAGGTCCTTGCCCTCGTCGGGCAGCAGCGACCCTTCGATGCGGATCTCGCCGCTGTCGATCGGCTCCAACCGGTTGATGGTGCGGCACAGTGTGGACTTGCCCGAGCCCGACGGGCCGAGGACGACCACCACCTGGCCCTTCGGTACCTCCAAGTCGATATCGCGAAGAACGTGCAGATCTCCGAAATGCTTCTGCACGTTCTTCATTGAGATCATGGGTGTGACATTCGAGTCGGCCATGGGTACAACGTAGTGTCCCGACAAGTGTGACGTGGGCGGATTTGCATCGGCACGTAATCTTAGAGGTGTGAGTGTTGAGGCCCCCCGCCATCAGGCGACCGACATGTCGGTTCCTGCCGTACGTTCCTACTCGGTCCGAACGTACGGATGTCAGATGAACGTCCATGACTCCGAACGGATCGCGGGTCTCCTGGAGGACGCCGGTTACGTCGCCGCGGCCGACGGCGACGACGCGGACCTCGTGGTCTTCAACACGTGCGCCGTGCGCGAGAACGCCGACAACAAGCTGTACGGCAACCTGTCGCACCTGGCGCCGGTGAAAGAGGCGCGGCCCGGCATGCAGATCGCCGTCGGCGGCTGCCTGGCGCAGAAGGACAAGGACGTCGTCCTCAAGCGAGCGCCCTGGGTCGACGTGGTGTTCGGCACCCACAACATCGGATCGCTTCCGGTGCTGCTGGAGCGCGCCCGCCACAATGAGGAGGCCCAGGTCGAAATCCTCGACTCCCTCGATCGCTTCCCGTCGACGCTGCCCGCGCGACGTGACTCGGCGTACTCGGGATGGGTGTCGATCTCCGTCGGCTGCAACAACACCTGCACCTTCTGCATCGTTCCGTCACTGCGCGGCAAAGAGGTGGACCGTCGCCCCGGCGACATCCTCGCCGAGGTTCAGGCGCTCGTCGACCAGGGCGTCCTGGAGGTGACCCTCCTCGGCCAGAACGTGAACGCCTACGGCATGTCGTTCGCCGACCCGGCCGTCCCACGTGATCGGGGCGCCTTCGCCGACCTGCTGCGCGCGTGCGGCACCATCGAGGGCCTGGAGCGCGTGCGTTTCACCTCGCCGCATCCCGCCGAGTTCACCGACGACGTGATCGAGGCGATGGCGCAGACCCCGAACATCTGCCCACAGCTGCACATGCCGCTCCAGTCCGGTTCCGACCGCGTGCTGCGCGCGATGCGCCGCAGCTACCGGCAGTCGAAGTACCTCGGCATCCTGGACCGGGTGCGGGAGGCGATGCCGCATGCGGCCATCACCACCGACATCATCGTCGGCTTCCCCGGCGAGACCGAGGAGGACTTCGCCGAGACCCTGTCCGTCGTCGAGAAGGCGCGCTTCTCCAGTGCGTTCACCTTCCAGTACTCGCCGCGACCGGGCACCCCGGCCGCCACCATGGCCGACCAGGTCCCGCCCGAGGTCGTCACCGAGCGCTACCAGCGGCTGATCGCCCTGCAGGAGCGGATCTGCCTGGAGGCCAACACGGAGCTCGTGGGCTCCGACGCCGAACTGCTGGTCTCGGCGGGCGAGGGCCGGAAGAACTCCGAGACCGGACGCATGACCGGTCGTGCCCGCGACGGCCGCCTGGTCCACTTCCGCGGCGCCCCCGACATCCGTCCCGGCGACGTCGTGACCGTGACGATCACGGACGCCGCACCCCATCACCTGATCGCCGACTCCGGAGTGCACAGTCACCGTCGCACCCGGGCGGGCGACGCACACGAAGCGGGCACCAAGCCCACCACGCCACCGGTCGGCGTGGGACTCGGCATGCCGACCATCGGAGCCACAGCAGTCGACGCGCCGGTCAGCGCCTGCGGAATGGGAGACCTGACATGAACAAGCAAGAAGCCGGAACCTTCAACGAGTACGAGAAGGAACTGCGCAAGGCCGAGAAGAAGGTCGCCGGCGAGATCGACCCGGGCGCCCGCGCGCTCGTCGTCGCCGTCGGCGTGCTCGTCGCGATGGTGTCCCTGGTGCTCCCGCACGCGGGCGAGGCCACCGGGCTCGACGTTCTGACGATGTCGAGCAAGGCGCAGGCCGAGGCCATCAAGCTCCCGTCGACGATCTTCGTGTACCTCCTGGTGATCTTCGCGATCGGCTTCTCCGGCCTCGCGCTGGTGACCCGCCGCTGGGTGCTCGCGCTGGTCGCCCTCGCGGGCACGTGTATCTCCTCGGTGGCCGGTCTGTTGGCGGTCTGGACGCGCAACACCGTCGGTGTCCACGACATCGACACCCCCACCGGGGCGGGCATCGGCCTGTACCTGGGCTGGTTCGTCGCGATGGCGCTCGTCTTCCACTGGGGTCGAGTCGTGTGGAACCGCAGCACCTACCACCTGCAGGTCGCCGAGGACCGTCGCGCCGAGGCCGCCCGCCGCGAGGCGTTCGGCATGTCGCTGCAGCACCCGGTGGCGCCGAAGAGCGCACCGGCGAGCGGTGCCGATGCCGAGAAGAGTGACGAGGACCAGACTCCCGGCGAGACGCCGGAGGCCTGACTCCTCGCCTGCGGCACCGGGTCAGATCGGCGAGATCGACCGCCGCTTGGTCGGCACGCGGGGCGGGCGGCGTTTCACCCGCCGCAGCGCCTCCGCCAGCATCGGCCGGGTGTCGGAGGGGAGCACCACGTCGTCGATGCCGAATCCGTCCGCCGCGAGCAGCGGGTCCACGTTGGCCTTGAACAGCGTGATCAGGTCGGCGCGCGCGCGGAGGCCGGGTCGGGCGCCGACTCGTACTGCGACCGGAAGGCCAGATCTCCGCTGTGGGCCACGCGAGCGACAGGTCGGCGTGGATGCTGCGTCCGCCGCCCATCGCGATGTAGGCGGCGCCGTACGCCTTGCGGGTGACGATCACGAACCTCGGCACCGTCGCGCTGCCCAGTTCGTAGCCGAGTCGGGCACTGCGTCGGACCAGGTTCGACTCCTCCGCGCCGGCCCCGACGAGGAAGCCGGGAAGGTCGATGAGGACCAGGATCGGCAGCCCGAACGCGTCACAGACCGCGACGAAGTGCGCCGCCTTCTCGCAGGCGTGGGCGTCGAGGGCGCCGGCGTGGACGCGCGGCTGATTCGCGACCACGCCCAGGGGCGGCCGTTCACACGCAACGGCGCGGTGACCACGTTCGGGGCGTGGGTGCGCTTGAGTTCGAAGACGGTGTCCACGTCGGCGATCGCCTCGATGACCTCGACGACGTCGTACGCCTGCCGCATGGATGCGGGAATCATGGTGTCGATCGCGTCGGCACCGTCGCCCGGCCGGTGCGGCCCGGGCGTGACCAGCGGTTCACCGCCGGCCGACGGCGGCAGATAACTGAGGTACGCGCGAATCGCGTCGAGCGCTTTCCTGCTCGTCGTCGGCGACCACGTCGACGACGCCTCGCTCCGCCTGCAGATCGGCGCCGCCGATCTCCTCGTTGGTCATGGTCTCGCCGGTCGCGGCCTGGACCAGGGGAGCGGACGAGAGGCCGATCGTCCCGGTACCGCGCACGATCGTCACGAAGTCAC is part of the Gordonia phthalatica genome and harbors:
- a CDS encoding glutamate ABC transporter substrate-binding protein, giving the protein MIAALIAGCGSSDPRNLIESIKSGHVVLGTKYDQPGMGQQNPDGSVVGFDPTVSEFVVNHIADKLGVAHPEITWRETPSAQRETLIGNGEVDMISATYSINEARSKKVAFAGPYLVTYQGLLVRADDTSLTSLTDLDKGKKLCSVSGSTSAQNVKAQLSGVQLQEYDSYSSCVEALRRGKVDALTTDETILAGYANKYPGEFKLVSMTYPKNACVKGKLKKKGAPFSTERYGIGMAKDYPAAVTEANEAVTAMLQPKAGSTESPWSTALRSSLGDSIVDEWIARADAPESGYKLLPTVGDLDFLTSPGTPCEGDS
- a CDS encoding amino acid ABC transporter ATP-binding protein produces the protein MISMKNVQKHFGDLHVLRDIDLEVPKGQVVVVLGPSGSGKSTLCRTINRLEPIDSGEIRIEGSLLPDEGKDLAKLRADVGMVFQSFNLFSHKTILENVTLGPIKVRKAAKSDAEKRAGELLDRVGVGTQRDKYPAQLSGGQQQRVAIARSLAMSPKVLLFDEPTSALDPEMVSEVLDVMVSLAKEGMTMVVVTHEMGFARKAADRVIFMADGQIVEDTDPESFFTAPKSDRAKDFLSKILGG
- the miaB gene encoding tRNA (N6-isopentenyl adenosine(37)-C2)-methylthiotransferase MiaB, producing the protein MSVPAVRSYSVRTYGCQMNVHDSERIAGLLEDAGYVAAADGDDADLVVFNTCAVRENADNKLYGNLSHLAPVKEARPGMQIAVGGCLAQKDKDVVLKRAPWVDVVFGTHNIGSLPVLLERARHNEEAQVEILDSLDRFPSTLPARRDSAYSGWVSISVGCNNTCTFCIVPSLRGKEVDRRPGDILAEVQALVDQGVLEVTLLGQNVNAYGMSFADPAVPRDRGAFADLLRACGTIEGLERVRFTSPHPAEFTDDVIEAMAQTPNICPQLHMPLQSGSDRVLRAMRRSYRQSKYLGILDRVREAMPHAAITTDIIVGFPGETEEDFAETLSVVEKARFSSAFTFQYSPRPGTPAATMADQVPPEVVTERYQRLIALQERICLEANTELVGSDAELLVSAGEGRKNSETGRMTGRARDGRLVHFRGAPDIRPGDVVTVTITDAAPHHLIADSGVHSHRRTRAGDAHEAGTKPTTPPVGVGLGMPTIGATAVDAPVSACGMGDLT